CACAACTCTTGGCCAaattgagcaattgatggaggaGAGTTTTGGttatactggtgaccaagatcctgatggtcactctagtggAGCCTCATGATCATATGTGAAGatgggagaaacttacagaaggacaaacatcactgcaacactacACCAATCTGGGATTTATGGCAGTGTGGCAAGACTCGATCCTCTCCTCaatgaagacacatgaaaacacacttggaatgTGCAAAAAAGCACCTGAAGGACCCTCAGACTGACAAACAATGttttctggtctgatgaacctcaattccaggCATCATGTATGGAGGAAACCAGGCagtgctcatcacctgcagagtaccatcccaaaagtacAGTGtactggtagcagcctcatgctgtggggctgtttttgagcagcagggACTAAAGGACTCAACAGAGTAAAATGAAagctcaacacagcaaaatatagagatagacttaatgaaaacccagtgcagatcattcagaacctcagaatgggcagaaggttcaccttccaacaggacaatgacgctaagcacacagcaagagtggcttatagacaactctgtgaatgtccttgagcaGTCCATCCAGAGtctgggcttgaacccaatcaaacatttctggagaaacctgaaaatgtgcatctgcTGCCATCCAAgttgacagagcttgagaggtgaagaggttaggagaagaatggcaaataattgccaaatgctgatgtaGTTTGATACCCAAAatacttgaggctgtaaaggtgcttcagctaagtaccgagttaagggtatgaatacttatgcaatgtacttatttcagttttttttttttttttttcatttgtttgaagctgtgacaattctgtttttggctttgtcattatggtgtatggagtgtagattgacatggaaaaaagtaatttaaagcagtttaacaaggcagtgaaaaaacaaaacataaaaatataaaaaatacttttgcaattgtatgttaaacaaaatatgatattttgaagaattttaaagaacaaaaaagtTGTTGctccccactgacttccatagtagggAAAGAAATACTATGGAACTCCATGGAGACCATCAATTGTTTGATTACCAGccttcttcaaaacatcttttatgttcaacaaagaaagaaactcatataggttttcatttttcattttcattttcaaaattttcattttagggtgaactattctttagcaataaaaaaaaaatgttccacatttttttttattttatttgtattataatacaaaaaagaaCATATAGTCTCCAACGGTATGGGAATCTGATATACGATCCTCATTTTTCTTTGCAGTGCCGAAGTTCATTTGCGTTTAGAAGTCTTCTTGGATTTCCTTAAAAAAGAATTATATCTGGTTATATCCCAGTGTGTAAGCTGCAATATGTGGGTATGTTGTACATTTATAAGTGAGGTAAAAGACCAGATTTAATGACATTACTCACTGGACTTCTTCATTAAGAATGACAACTTCCTCCTCTTCACTGTCTGAGATCACCATTACTTCATCtgtacatacacaaacacacacacagacatttgggttttgtgttttatgaggACTCTCCatagacatgtttttttatactgtacaaaccttATATTCtataacccaaccctaaacctacccttaCTCTTACAGAAAACTAtgttttcctcatggggacAAAAAAATTGTTCCCCATAACATCAAAAAATTAATCTTTACTATTTTTGTGATGACATTTAGCCCCTACAACATTCAAAATATCTGgacaataaacacaaacacactccttttcttcagaaaagatATATAAAGCATGTTTACAATTACTTTATAGCACAAAAACACCAGACTCTCACATTACCTGTTTTTGTGTCCTCTGTCTGAGGTTCATCTTCTTCTTCCTCATCGAGTCCCCACGAGTTCACGATGCCTTCACCTACCTGTGCAGTTCCCATGCCAACAAGAACAGGAGAGGGAACACTGACTCTGGGGTCAAGGAGTAATGTTcgggtaaaataatttacatggCACAGACAATATTCCCTTTACATTTCATGCATCCTCTGGCACATCATATAATTACTCTTCTTTTTCTGGATTTCTAAacagtatattaaaacattctCAACTGAAATGAGCTGTTCAAAAACTCTCTTTAAATATGCTGTATGGGCCAATAGATACACTTCTGTGGTAGTTTCTGTTCTGTTCACAATGTCTTTGGCAGTCTCTTCGACATCTGTCATCTCCACCGGTGCTTCGTCTCTCTTAAGGGTTGTGATTCGCTCTTTAGGCATGGATTCAGCAAAGCCAAACTTTCCACCCTCCTTtctaaagagaaaaaataacaaaacggtaaattaatttcatataaatctattatataaacataaattattccattatttattatttgttgtaatAAGACAGAAAGAgtgataaaaaacattattttttaagatcagATTTAAGATCAAATTGTAACatctaaatttaaataataaaactcacTACAcacttaaaatcattttaaactgcaaACACACATACCTGATTTTTCTGTCATTCTCTAAGGCTTTGTTGATAAGCTCTGTGATTTCAGAAACTTTTACGCTTGCTATTTTGCTGCATCTTAAAACctgcatgaaaacaaaatgttgtAAGATTGTACTACCCTGCATAAACATGCAAAGTACTGATTAAAAGTGAAACGCTGTCAAGATTAAAAGCCCATCTCACAGTTATGTGATAAATcaatgaaataaactaaaaacaagtaaaataagaCTAGAAATATATAACTAACATACACTCTTACCTGGTCTTTGAGAAGCATGATCCCTCCACTAGACTGAATAGAGCAGATCTCTCTATGTTTGTTCATGGCTATCACCAATAATCCATCCTTAACTCGCTCTTCTCGTTCACAAGGGTCCACAAGCAAATAAGAGCTTAAGAAGGAATAACAAGTAAACAACgaatgtagaaaaaaataataatttcttatgTCAACTGAAAACAACAGCATGAACAGAAGAAAAAGGCAAGACAAGTTCAAAATGCAACTCAATACAGCAGCTCTATTAAAAAATAGTGTCTTTATTTAGCTCCAGTTAGTCCGATGTTGATCCAGATTAGTTCAATAACTGTGTAAAAGTTCATCaattatccacctttttcctccCGTAAGAGTAGGCGTGGCCATTGTAAATTTTGTGGGTGTGGCTTCTGGTATGCATCAAGCTGTTTTTAGCAGCTGTACAAAACTGCACATTTCACAGCTTGATATCGCAAAtaggtgtcttaccatattattttaatgtattatcttgattatgaacacactggtttataGAGCAAacaattttaccatttactgcgcgttgttattcttctcgttattacCCTATTtcggctaatgaaccagaagtctcacccataggcttacttctgcattaAGGAAAATGGTGGATAATACCAGTTCAATTTAGCAATAAGGACCTCAACTGAAAAGTGTGTTGTTATTCAGCTTGAGTCAGTTTAACATTGATTCCATTTAGTTCAATTACCGTGTCAACAAATTCCAGTGCAGTTTATCTAATTGTCTGcagaaaaaaatcagtaaaactTGTCGTTGTAAGgttttgattttgtttcttaCCCCTGCAGGAAGAACGCAAAGCTGACACATATAGGCATGTGATATATGCTCAGTGGAATAGGATCTCTCTCCTCTGGACTGAActgtttaaaatacaaaaatcaaagCATAAACAAGAAATGCCAAATAAAAACCACCTgccaaacatacatttaaacagcCTAGACCACTTTATTGCAGTTTCAGGACACTCACCACAGTGACATCTCGTCCCTGAATAGCAACATCCGGCCGCCTAAAATGTGAGAGTGCAGAAATGGCAGCAATACTGGCTGCATCCATCAAGTTTCCATCATGATTTAACACATGGACATCAACCCGTATTTGCCAAACCTGTAAATAATAGAGGTAAggcgagtaatgatgctgaaatgtaactttgatcacaggaataaattacactttaaaatatatttacaacagtaaaaacaattcaaaattgtactgttttcactgtattttgcattaaaatgcaggtatggtgaacagaagagaattcttctattcaaaaacttttgactggtagtgtatattttcaggactctttgatgaatacaaagttctatttttattttatatggttGTTTTggtaacaatgtaagtctttactgttatttttgatcaatttaatgcatcctcacttgataaaattattgttattaatgtcatttaaaaaaaaggaactgATCCAAACTTTCCACCAGTAGTGTATATCACATGACAGGTATGCACTTCACCTTTTCTCCTGAAACTACACAGAGAGACTCTGTGTCTATGCATTTAGAATTCCTCAGACACCTCTCAAGCTGTCTGTTTAAGGTCACCAACAACTCTGACTGCCTATGGaatacacacagaaacacaatgagaaaaacacagacattaGGATATAAGATAACACAGACACTGAGAATAATTTGCAAGACTGTGTGTAAATAAGTCCGAACCTGTTTGGCTCAAAGGCTGGTGACGCCATGGGAGACAGttccaaattaaaaaacatgatgCCTTCTGTGGGACGTGAGTCTTTTGGAGGGACCAGCTCACACGATACCTGACACAATACcctgaaaagaaaaacaggtgtttaaaatttgattattttcttcTAGACAGCATGTAAGCGATTATTTGCTATGACT
This genomic window from Labeo rohita strain BAU-BD-2019 chromosome 1, IGBB_LRoh.1.0, whole genome shotgun sequence contains:
- the exosc9 gene encoding exosome complex component RRP45, whose amino-acid sequence is MRDTPLSNCERRFLLKAIEEKKRLDGRQTYDYRNIKISFGTDYGCCIVELGKTRVLCQVSCELVPPKDSRPTEGIMFFNLELSPMASPAFEPNRQSELLVTLNRQLERCLRNSKCIDTESLCVVSGEKVWQIRVDVHVLNHDGNLMDAASIAAISALSHFRRPDVAIQGRDVTVFSPEERDPIPLSIYHMPICVSFAFFLQGSYLLVDPCEREERVKDGLLVIAMNKHREICSIQSSGGIMLLKDQVLRCSKIASVKVSEITELINKALENDRKIRKEGGKFGFAESMPKERITTLKRDEAPVEMTDVEETAKDIVNRTETTTEVVPSPVLVGMGTAQVGEGIVNSWGLDEEEEDEPQTEDTKTDEVMVISDSEEEEVVILNEEVQKSKKTSKRK